The sequence TCTCCGCACTCGTGCAGACAATGAGAAAGACAAAGCAGACCTCCACGCACATAGAGAAGATGGGGCCGTTCTTCACAGGCAAGGCAGTATTCCAGAGTGCGGTAAAAAAGCCTTAGTCCCGGACAGGAGCGCTCCCTCCATGCTCGAATACAAAGTAATTGAGCTAACCACAGTAACTGACGAGGAAATAGAAAAGGCCGTAAACGAAAAGGTCAAAGAGGGCTGGAACCTTGACGGCATAAACTTCGCGATGCGGGAATCCTCGAAGCGTCCGTCAATGGCCTTCATTCTTTTTACAAGGGAAGGAAAAGAGTAGCCTCACCTTGCTTCCCCGGTACCGCTGCCCCTTAGCCTCGATACCGCATTGACAATGCCGCTGGAACCAAGAAGCAGCCACACGCCGATAATAACCTGGACAGCCAAAGCAATAATATCCGCCTTAT is a genomic window of Deltaproteobacteria bacterium containing:
- a CDS encoding DUF4177 domain-containing protein; amino-acid sequence: MLEYKVIELTTVTDEEIEKAVNEKVKEGWNLDGINFAMRESSKRPSMAFILFTREGKE